A segment of the Aureliella helgolandensis genome:
GCGTGGACGACTCCTTCGGCGTCCTGTGTGATGTCTCCCACCCACCGCGAATCGTCGCCTACATCCGTTGCGATGATGCTAGACGCTCCGTAGTCCGTGTGGACGATCGGGAGCGTTAGCGCGTCGCCGTTCATTTCCGCCCACCCGCTCCCGCTGTTGTACTGAAGCGCGTAGATTGGCCGGTTGCCGGTCAAGTCGAGGGCAACACCCGCCGAGTCGTTGGCAATAAAGGAATTGACGTTGTTTTCTTTCTTCGTGCAAACAATTAAGAATTTATCAACTCCATTCGTCCAGAATCGCGGGTAACACTGGAAGGTTCCATGGTCGATAAAGTCGACTTGCGCAGACCAGGTTGCGCCGTCGTCGGTCGACGTAACGTAGTACCAGGCGTCGGCACCATCGTGGCGGCCGAATAGATAGATTTTGTCCTCTCCGCTTAGCCTCCATAGCTGCGTGTAGGATAGGATTCCCTCCACCGTGGGCGTGATTGAATATTCCGCATCCCATGCGCTGCCGTCGTTGGGGTTGGTGGAAACTCGGAACTTTACCGTGTTCCTTTCGTTGTGCTCGCAGTAGGCCACCAAATATCGGCCGTCGGATCGAATGCAAATTGACGGGTTGTTGTGGTCGTCGCCTTCTAGGTCGGTCGTACTTAGGAGGATATCCTGTTGCGTCTTGGTGTCGTGGTTGTTGATGGAAATGTGCCGCGCCCCTTGTTGGTTCACCCATCCGGTGAGCGTGTTGTTCCCAACGGGGTCGTAGACTGCAACGGGCTGAGTGAACCAGGTCCAGCCGCCGTTCGATCCGCAAATGTGGCCCTTCGGAATCAAGCAGGCAGGGACGGGGGTTTCTCCGTCGTCCTCGGTGACGTATACGTTTCGGCCGGTGGGGAAGACGGCCGCCTGCAGCTGGGCGTCGGTGCTTAGGTCGATTGGGAAGATACCATTCGCTTTGCCTGCTTGGATGCTTGCCGGAATCGTTACTCGCTTGAATCTTCGGCTCATTATTCTTTGCCTTCTTCGTTTGCGTATTTCTTCTGCGCGAATTGAGTTAGTGGGGAGACTCCGCGGGCTTTTACTCCGCCGTGTTTTCCTAGTTGGGCTAGTGCGTTGGGTGTCAGCCCGAATTTTGCCCATAGCTTTTGAAGGTTTGCGTTTGCCTTGTCGCGCTGTGTGACTTGTGGCGTCACTTGTTCGTATCCGCTGTTCGTCGTGAAGGTCATGCGCGAGGGGTCCGCCTCCAACCATTGGCTGAGCGTGCGATACTCTTGCCAAGTCTCACAGAGCACTCGGAACGTGTCGGTGTGTAGCGGTGTTAGAATTCCGAGTTCGACAAGCTGGGGCGCTAGGCGTTCCCAATAGTTTCGCGCGTAGGGGCCGAGATCTTCTGGTGGTTCGGGTACTTCTGCTAGGGGCTCGCTTTTGGCTTCGGTTTTCGGCTTACGGCCGCGGCGTGTCTTGGCCATTGTTGGTGCCTATTGTCCGGCGGCGGTCTTCTGATCGTGGCAGCGCTTGCAGAGTGGTTGCCAATTGGATTGGCGCCAAAATAGCGCCTTGTCGCCTCGATGTGGGATGATGTGGTCGATGATGGTGGCGGCGATAATTCGGCCGCGTTTCTCGCATTGCCGGCAGGCCGGATTGTCAGAAAGGAAGCGGCGGCGGGCGACTCGCCAACGTCGATCGTATCCGCGTTGCGTGGAGTTGGGCCGCCCGGCCGCTAGTCTGTTTGCGGGATTGCTCCCGCGTTGCTTCCTTCGGTCAAATCGCTTCGCTCGCTCGGCCATTACTCCGGCTTCGGCCTTATTCCGGTGGCTGTCTCGAGCAGGCCTTCAAGGGTTCGCCAAAATTGAAAATAATCCAAAATCGGGTTGAGTAGGTCGGACATCACGCAATAGCGAATCGCAAACGGGCTGCGATGGTGTTCGGCGTGGTGCTTGGGGCTTTGGAGGATCCCCGTTTCTTGGATGGCAGCAATTAGCGGCGATACCTTTCCCTTGTTGTGCGCCCAGGCGTGTATCTCGTTTGCCTGGCTCACGAACACGAACACCAGGCCGACGGGGTGCCAGAATGTAAAGGCAAGGCCAACGGCCGCGGGTACTATCGTCGTCCAGTTTCGCGACCAATAGCTTTGGAATAGAAAAGCGGTCGGTTGCTCATGGTGCAACGTGTTAGGCTTGGCGATGTACTTGCCGACAATTGGCCAAGTCTCGTCGAAATAGCGGTCTTCTAGCCAGTGCCAGAAGCCCGCCAGTAGGTCGGCGGCTAGATAGCTGGCAACAATCCAGCCGATTAGATAAAACACTTTTCGAGCTCCGTCTCGTGGTGTGGTTTCGGGTGGGCTTAGATTTGGACTTTGTTTTGTAAGTTTTTCAAATACAGGTAAGCCAGTCCCGCCAGCACGGCTCCGAGGAATGCAAACGCGATAGCGGTTTTAATCCTGGAGAGTAGGCCGCCATTTGGTTTTATGGGGAGCAATTTCCCATCGTCGTTTGGCTTTCGATTCAACAGGCCGCAATCGTCGGAATCTTCGGGAGCGTCGGGGCCATCTTCCACAATCGAGTCGATAACGTCGCTGTCGGTCTGTCCGCTCGCGTCGTTGCTCGCTAGGTGGTTGGCCGGGTGCAAGGGGCTTGCCGGGTTTAGCGG
Coding sequences within it:
- a CDS encoding phage terminase small subunit P27 family, with the protein product MAKTRRGRKPKTEAKSEPLAEVPEPPEDLGPYARNYWERLAPQLVELGILTPLHTDTFRVLCETWQEYRTLSQWLEADPSRMTFTTNSGYEQVTPQVTQRDKANANLQKLWAKFGLTPNALAQLGKHGGVKARGVSPLTQFAQKKYANEEGKE
- a CDS encoding fatty acid desaturase CarF family protein; protein product: MFYLIGWIVASYLAADLLAGFWHWLEDRYFDETWPIVGKYIAKPNTLHHEQPTAFLFQSYWSRNWTTIVPAAVGLAFTFWHPVGLVFVFVSQANEIHAWAHNKGKVSPLIAAIQETGILQSPKHHAEHHRSPFAIRYCVMSDLLNPILDYFQFWRTLEGLLETATGIRPKPE
- a CDS encoding HNH endonuclease signature motif containing protein, whose product is MAERAKRFDRRKQRGSNPANRLAAGRPNSTQRGYDRRWRVARRRFLSDNPACRQCEKRGRIIAATIIDHIIPHRGDKALFWRQSNWQPLCKRCHDQKTAAGQ